A genomic stretch from Desulfohalobium retbaense DSM 5692 includes:
- a CDS encoding DMT family transporter: MEWVFILVVLFAGAMAPTQAGINAGLSGYLNSNVLAALVSFLVGSLALFVYAVVLRIPWPGGQALQAAPWWVWTGGFCGAYLVTATVAAVPVLGAATMIGVFVAGQMGTSLLLDHFGLVGYPVQPISVWRIVGIVCIVVGVLLIKRF, translated from the coding sequence ATGGAATGGGTTTTCATTCTTGTCGTCTTATTCGCCGGGGCTATGGCCCCGACCCAGGCCGGAATCAACGCCGGCTTGAGCGGCTATTTGAACAGCAATGTCCTGGCCGCCCTGGTGTCGTTTCTTGTCGGTTCGCTGGCCTTGTTTGTATATGCCGTGGTCCTCAGAATCCCCTGGCCGGGAGGGCAGGCCCTGCAAGCGGCTCCCTGGTGGGTCTGGACCGGCGGTTTTTGCGGGGCGTATCTGGTAACCGCCACCGTGGCGGCTGTCCCGGTCCTCGGCGCCGCGACCATGATCGGCGTATTTGTCGCCGGGCAGATGGGGACGTCTTTGCTTCTGGACCATTTCGGGCTTGTGGGCTACCCGGTCCAGCCAATAAGCGTCTGGCGTATCGTGGGAATCGTTTGTATCGTTGTCGGTGTTTTGTTGATTAAACGGTTTTGA
- a CDS encoding TIGR00730 family Rossman fold protein, which produces MPLKKYGRGPFPSATEDARASQCPPDSPQCQSPSYRLAFQDPEFMLRGELRPVRLQLELLKPELILQEEGIESTIVIYGSARIPDPETARAHLETIQQAYEHNPEDRELQNQLAIAHNAVATSHYYDESRKLGRLISQSTPDNQLVVITGGGAGIMGAANHGAHDIGAKNIGLNIVLPHEQAPNQYITPNLAFQFHYFAIRKMHFLLRAKGLVVFPGGFGTLDELFEALTLLQTRKIKPIPVLLFCERFWRRIINFDALVDEGTISQDDLDFFQFVETAEEAWEILAQHNGVANGSTPANDASAD; this is translated from the coding sequence ATGCCCCTCAAAAAATACGGCCGCGGCCCATTTCCTTCAGCCACAGAAGACGCCCGGGCCTCCCAATGCCCCCCCGATTCCCCTCAATGCCAATCCCCGTCGTACCGGTTGGCCTTTCAGGACCCCGAATTCATGCTCCGCGGCGAATTACGGCCGGTACGCCTGCAATTGGAACTCCTCAAGCCGGAGTTGATTCTTCAGGAGGAGGGAATCGAATCGACTATCGTCATCTACGGCTCAGCGCGGATCCCTGACCCGGAGACGGCCCGAGCCCATTTGGAGACCATCCAACAAGCCTATGAACACAACCCGGAAGACCGGGAACTGCAGAACCAGTTGGCCATCGCTCACAATGCCGTGGCCACAAGCCACTATTATGATGAATCCCGCAAACTTGGCCGGCTCATTTCCCAATCGACCCCGGACAACCAGCTCGTTGTCATTACCGGTGGCGGAGCCGGCATCATGGGCGCGGCCAATCACGGCGCGCATGACATTGGAGCCAAAAATATCGGCCTCAATATCGTTTTGCCCCATGAGCAGGCCCCCAATCAATACATCACCCCCAATCTCGCCTTCCAATTCCACTACTTTGCTATTCGCAAAATGCATTTTCTGCTCCGGGCAAAGGGATTGGTGGTGTTCCCGGGGGGCTTTGGCACGTTGGACGAATTGTTCGAAGCCTTGACTCTGCTCCAGACCCGCAAAATCAAACCGATCCCGGTCCTGCTGTTTTGCGAACGGTTCTGGCGTCGGATCATCAATTTCGATGCCCTGGTGGACGAAGGAACGATTTCCCAGGACGATCTCGACTTTTTCCAATTTGTGGAAACCGCTGAAGAGGCCTGGGAGATACTAGCCCAACACAACGGGGTCGCAAACGGCTCCACTCCAGCGAACGACGCTTCGGCTGATTGA
- the thiE gene encoding thiamine phosphate synthase, producing the protein MSLDLSLYLVTDRGSCQGRDLIEVVLQAVAGGVSVVQLREKQTETREFVELARALHDCLQHRGVPLFINDRVDVALAVGAEGVHVGQEDMDPRDVRRLVGSGMYVGLSAQTEAHMHMAKQFPVDYIGLGPIASTPTKEDAGAPLGIAGFARLRALVSLPVVAIGAVNAANTSAIIHQGNADGVAVVSALCAAADPREAARGLYRQIVDARSQKDGSGEK; encoded by the coding sequence ATGAGTCTGGATTTGAGCCTGTATTTGGTGACCGACCGGGGAAGCTGCCAGGGACGGGACTTGATCGAGGTCGTCCTCCAGGCAGTGGCCGGTGGGGTCAGTGTGGTCCAGCTTCGGGAAAAACAGACCGAGACCAGGGAGTTTGTCGAACTGGCTCGGGCTCTACACGATTGCCTCCAGCACCGCGGCGTGCCGCTTTTCATCAACGACCGGGTCGATGTGGCCCTGGCTGTCGGGGCTGAAGGCGTTCATGTCGGTCAGGAGGACATGGATCCCCGGGACGTGCGTCGACTGGTCGGCTCCGGGATGTATGTCGGTCTTTCGGCGCAGACCGAAGCCCATATGCACATGGCCAAGCAGTTTCCTGTGGACTATATCGGTTTGGGGCCGATCGCCTCGACGCCAACCAAAGAAGATGCCGGTGCCCCATTGGGTATTGCTGGATTCGCTCGGCTACGTGCTCTCGTCTCCCTGCCGGTGGTGGCGATCGGAGCCGTGAACGCGGCCAATACCTCGGCGATTATCCACCAGGGAAACGCTGATGGTGTAGCGGTGGTTTCGGCCCTGTGCGCTGCAGCAGACCCGCGCGAAGCCGCGCGCGGACTCTATCGTCAGATTGTCGATGCCCGCTCCCAGAAAGACGGGTCTGGAGAAAAGTGA
- a CDS encoding YitT family protein, with translation MRFPLSFRDLTYSVPWNLWLLTSGSILIAFGLKSIAIPQGFVSGGAGGVAMLLYYIFGGLEPGAWYLVINIPIFILGWLWVSKRFFLYTLYGTIIVGVFMDVITYTAPISDPILAMLASGAVIGAGTGITLRSLGSTGGTDIIAIILNQKLNVRIGNTYFTFNVFLFAASLAFLNLDIVLYSLAMVFILGLVTDHFLSLFNQRKLVLIVSDLTDAIANEISEKINKGSTFLYGRGSYTGRRKKVLLTVINNYQVKRLEEIVYGVDPYAFTIVENTWHVLGSDFAKRKVY, from the coding sequence ATGCGATTTCCTCTCAGCTTTCGTGACCTGACCTATTCCGTCCCCTGGAATCTGTGGCTCTTGACCAGCGGGTCCATTCTCATCGCTTTTGGACTCAAGTCGATAGCTATTCCCCAGGGTTTTGTCTCTGGAGGTGCCGGCGGTGTGGCCATGCTTCTGTACTATATTTTCGGGGGTCTTGAGCCAGGGGCCTGGTATCTGGTCATCAATATCCCCATTTTTATCCTTGGCTGGTTGTGGGTCAGCAAACGGTTTTTCCTCTACACCCTGTACGGCACGATCATTGTCGGTGTGTTTATGGACGTCATCACCTATACTGCGCCCATAAGCGATCCCATCCTGGCCATGCTCGCCAGCGGGGCGGTGATTGGCGCTGGCACCGGCATTACGCTCCGTTCACTGGGTTCCACTGGAGGAACGGACATTATTGCCATTATTCTCAACCAGAAGCTCAATGTCCGTATCGGCAACACCTATTTCACCTTCAACGTCTTTTTGTTCGCCGCATCCCTGGCCTTTTTAAATCTCGACATCGTCCTGTATTCACTGGCCATGGTCTTTATCCTGGGGTTGGTGACCGACCACTTTCTTTCCCTGTTCAACCAGCGAAAACTGGTGCTCATTGTCTCCGACCTCACTGACGCCATCGCCAATGAAATTAGCGAAAAAATCAATAAAGGCAGCACCTTTCTTTACGGCCGCGGTTCATATACCGGACGCCGCAAAAAGGTCCTCCTCACGGTAATCAACAATTACCAGGTCAAACGGCTCGAAGAGATCGTCTACGGCGTGGACCCCTATGCCTTCACGATTGTTGAGAATACGTGGCACGTTCTCGGTTCTGATTTCGCCAAACGCAAGGTCTATTGA
- a CDS encoding secondary thiamine-phosphate synthase enzyme YjbQ yields the protein MQSYRKELWFEVPSRRGFVNITPQVEQCLRDSGIEEGLCLVNAMHITASVFINDDESGLHHDYEQWLEALAPHEPVSQYRHNVGEDNADAHMKRQIMGREVVVAVSGGRLDFGTWEQIFYGEFDGRRKKRVLVKIIGE from the coding sequence ATGCAAAGTTATCGCAAAGAACTCTGGTTTGAAGTTCCATCCCGGCGGGGTTTTGTGAACATCACACCCCAGGTCGAACAATGCCTCCGGGATTCCGGAATTGAGGAGGGGCTGTGCCTGGTCAACGCCATGCATATCACCGCCTCGGTTTTCATCAATGATGACGAAAGCGGGCTCCACCATGATTATGAACAGTGGTTGGAAGCCCTTGCTCCCCATGAGCCGGTGTCCCAATACCGCCACAATGTCGGTGAGGACAATGCCGACGCCCATATGAAGCGGCAGATCATGGGCCGAGAAGTGGTTGTGGCCGTGAGCGGCGGGCGATTGGATTTCGGGACCTGGGAGCAGATCTTTTATGGGGAATTCGACGGGCGCCGGAAAAAACGGGTGCTGGTCAAGATTATCGGGGAATAG
- the thiM gene encoding hydroxyethylthiazole kinase — translation MPYAQGIWQDVSAIRDRQPLVVNLTNTVVTNTTANALLALGGSPIMSESRLEIDELLALSQALVLNIGTLHSRQIALMQEAARSAMERQVPVVLDPVGAGATRLRTDTALALIQQARPEIVRGNASEIMALAGESIQSSGVDSRHLPEEAKEAAAALARAHACIVCVSGEEDVVTNGKEQWCVRNGHVLMSKVTGTGCVATALIGGFRAVNASALTATVNAMGLMGVAGEMAGSQASGPGTFQASFFDALFSLSEIDISAQLDVERLA, via the coding sequence ATGCCATATGCTCAAGGAATCTGGCAGGATGTCAGTGCAATCCGCGACCGCCAACCATTGGTCGTCAATCTGACCAATACCGTGGTGACCAACACGACGGCCAACGCGTTGCTAGCCCTGGGGGGATCGCCAATCATGAGCGAAAGCCGTCTGGAGATCGACGAATTGTTGGCTCTGAGTCAGGCCCTGGTCTTGAATATTGGTACCCTGCATAGCCGTCAGATTGCCTTGATGCAAGAGGCGGCGCGCTCGGCCATGGAGCGTCAGGTCCCCGTGGTGCTGGATCCGGTGGGAGCTGGAGCGACCCGTTTGCGGACAGACACGGCATTGGCCCTGATCCAGCAGGCCCGCCCAGAGATCGTGCGCGGCAACGCCTCGGAAATTATGGCCCTGGCCGGTGAAAGCATCCAGAGCAGCGGCGTCGACAGCCGCCATCTTCCCGAAGAGGCTAAGGAAGCCGCCGCAGCCCTGGCCAGAGCGCATGCCTGCATTGTCTGCGTTTCCGGTGAAGAGGATGTGGTCACCAATGGCAAAGAACAGTGGTGTGTGCGCAACGGCCACGTGTTGATGAGCAAGGTCACTGGAACCGGGTGTGTCGCCACAGCGCTGATCGGCGGGTTTCGTGCGGTCAATGCGAGCGCTTTGACGGCCACAGTGAATGCTATGGGCCTGATGGGCGTGGCCGGAGAGATGGCAGGGAGTCAGGCTTCCGGACCGGGCACGTTCCAGGCCTCGTTTTTTGATGCCCTGTTTTCTCTTTCGGAGATCGACATCAGTGCGCAGCTGGATGTGGAGCGATTGGCATGA
- a CDS encoding SAM hydrolase/SAM-dependent halogenase family protein — translation MGTPDVQISATIALLTDFGLADPYVGQLKGRLIREAPQSALLDISHGVVPHQIEQGAFFLDVSIAHLPQPCVVLAVVDPGVGTQRGALIARSEDRLVVAPDNGLLALFLKHHPLQGLWRASPPKELQSATFHARDWFGPLAASLARGKSAAACGEPCAPEQIRPLPQNRPEHAPHTTGASWPVLHIDRFGNTILGLRQGSSAAAELTAAPQLRCPACGDTPVIPAQTYAAIPPGTIGLVPGSQGYYELALNQDVLAQRFGLRLGQVLHFEPL, via the coding sequence ATGGGGACCCCAGACGTCCAGATATCGGCAACCATCGCATTATTGACCGATTTCGGCCTTGCCGACCCGTACGTCGGCCAGCTCAAGGGCAGACTCATTCGAGAGGCCCCCCAGAGTGCGTTGTTGGACATCTCCCACGGGGTGGTTCCACACCAGATCGAACAGGGGGCCTTCTTTCTGGATGTCAGCATAGCGCATTTGCCCCAGCCCTGCGTGGTCCTGGCTGTGGTCGATCCCGGTGTGGGCACGCAGCGAGGGGCCCTGATCGCGCGCAGCGAGGACCGCCTGGTGGTGGCCCCGGACAACGGCCTTCTGGCCCTTTTTCTCAAGCACCACCCGCTCCAGGGACTGTGGCGGGCCAGCCCGCCAAAAGAGCTCCAGAGCGCCACCTTCCACGCCCGGGACTGGTTTGGCCCTCTTGCCGCCTCCCTGGCCCGAGGCAAATCGGCCGCAGCCTGCGGCGAACCGTGCGCCCCGGAACAGATCCGGCCGCTTCCGCAGAACAGGCCAGAACATGCTCCGCACACGACGGGCGCGTCCTGGCCTGTTCTGCATATAGACCGCTTCGGCAACACGATCCTCGGCCTGCGTCAGGGGTCGTCAGCAGCTGCCGAGCTTACGGCCGCGCCGCAGCTGCGTTGTCCCGCTTGCGGCGACACGCCGGTTATCCCGGCCCAGACTTACGCCGCCATTCCTCCCGGAACCATCGGCCTGGTGCCTGGCAGTCAAGGCTACTACGAACTCGCCCTCAATCAGGACGTTCTCGCTCAGCGCTTCGGGCTCCGTCTCGGCCAGGTTCTGCATTTCGAGCCCCTCTGA